The Coccidioides posadasii str. Silveira chromosome 2, complete sequence genomic interval GATGTCGGTTTGCATCCTGCCCTTCTTGGAGATGCAGGGTTAGATGGGCGCTCCGCCAAAAACAAACAGGCCCTGCAGTCTAAGTTTGCTACTACAATGGAAAATCGCCGAACAGAATCCCCGGTGCCCTCATTTAAAGCTAGGGGGAAACGACTCGATCTCTCTGGTCCCTCAATTGAAGAAACTAGGAACAATCCCTACTTTGACCCTAATCTTGGAGCGAAAACGGCCTTGGCTCGTCCTCGGTATTCTCGGCAGCTTGTTTTCAATCAGAAAGGGAAATATATTCAGCAGGCTGCTGCTTTACGACGGCAGGCCCAGCTAGAGGCTATGAAGAAACGGATCGCTGAACGCGCCCGCCAGGCTGGTATAGATGAAGATCTGGATGTCGAAAAGGCATTTCTGGTCCCGGCCCCTCCTGCAATTGAGTGGTGGGATGAGGGTCTTGTCAATGGAAGTGACTATACTGCTCTTGACGACCCTAACAATTATAAAATAGATTCTCCTGACTCGGTCGTTACCATCTACATACAACATCCTGTCCTTTTGGAGCCTCCTCAAGACAAGAATATCCCACCGCCCAAGCCGATGTATCTTACACCCAAAGAACAAGCCAAAATCCGACGCCAAAGACGAATGGCTGATCTTAAAGAACAACAAGCCAAAATCAGATTGGGGTTGGAGCCAGCTCCTCCACCAAAAGttaagaaatctaatttGATGCGTGTTCTTGGAGAAGAGGCAGTTAAAGACCCCACAGCTGTCGAAGCTCGTGTCAATCGGGAGATAGCTGAGCGCGCAGAAAAGCACATAGCGGATAATGAAGCCCGCAAGCTAACAAAAGAAGAACGACACGAAAAGCTAGCGAAACAGCAAGAAAAAGATGCCTTGAAGGGCATACATATGACCGTCTACCGTGTGGATAGCCTTGCCAATGGTCGGAATCGTTTCAAGATCAGCCGAAACGCAGAGCAGCATGCGCTCTCTGGCATCTGCGTTATGAATCCGAAATTCAATCTCGTGATCGTTGAAGGTGGATCCCATTCCATCAATGCTTTCAAAAAACTTATGCTCAGCCGCATTGATTGGACTGAAAATGCAGGACCGAATGCGGTCAGAGATGGAAATCGAGAGGCGTTAGCGTCATGGCTAGCGGCAGAAGATGAGAAAACCGGTGAACTGAAGGACTTAAGTCTAAACACATGTACCCTGGTCTGGGAAGGAGAAGTGAAGACGAGGGCTTTTCGTAAGTGGCTTGGCGCTAGGGTCTGTGAGTCCGATGCCGCAGCTAAAGATGCGCTGTCACGAGCTAAGATGGAGAATTTCTGGACATTGGCTAAAAGCATGAAGTCCAACTTGACATAAAGGAGTTTCCGCGGCAAATAGAGCCTTTGACATCTTTTTGATAGCATTTATCGCCTTGTGTGTCCGGGTTGGGTGTAAGCAACGTCCGCAGAAGTTGGGTATCATATCAGCCGTGTATATATACTTCCATGACACTTTTCTTAGGGACCGAAATCCAACTACCTGAATATGATTGTAGCATTTGTAGCTGGGAAAACTTAGCGAAAATCACTGTACGTTCCCCCAATCGACTCCATCCCATTAAACCACTTCGCCGCGAATCAACTAGCCAAAACTTTTCGGGACTATAAAATTCCCATTAAACCAACAAGTTAACCAGGTAACGTCAAGCAATAAGCTTTCAAGGAAAATGGACTAGGTCAAAATTCaaatatttataaaaaaaagtaaaataaaattGGACTGTTCGGTGCATACTTGATAGTCATCAAACTCGTCATGACCCTCCGCCACTCAATCGTCTAAGTAAATCTATCTGCGCCTGGGCAGCAGCAAATGCATCGGTAGACGTTTGGGATGGTGGCACTGAGGGGGATATAGATGGCTGGTGCTGGGGTTGCTGGTGTTGTTGCATAAGGATCGGGAAGAATGCCGGGTTAATGTGAGAGCCTGGTGGCGGGAAAGCAAAACGAGCTTGCTGCGGAGGGAGAGGAAGGTTGGGAAAAGGAAATTGGGACGCTTGCGGAGAGATTGCAGGATAACCTTGAGGAGCTGCAGGCGGCTGTGTGTAGGTGGCAGAATTTGGATTATAAGGtggcggcggtggtggtggaacGTATCCATTCGAAGAATGGCGATGGGGGTTAACGGGTGGTTCCTCGGAAGAAGGCTGCTGTTGAAACTCGTCCCTATGAGGCTGATACCTGTTCCCACCGCCCCTATCGCGACCTCCTCTCCCTCGGTCGTGTCCTCTGCCTCTACCTCTGCCTCTTCCTCTACCGCCATGCGGACTTCCATCAAAACGACGATAGGAGCCTTCTTGAGCCGTCGCGTCACGGGTCATCATCTGCTCATGCAGATCTTTTGGCCGTTGTAAGGTATTATAACCATCATCTTGAGGCTCATCATCGTAGTTAAGCTCCATATTTTTCAGCCCAGAGGGACGTAAAGGCACACCCCGACGTTTGCCTTTCCTACCAGCCTCGGGTCGGCCTTCACGTTTCTGCTGACGCTTCAACTTGAGCTGCCGCTTGTATTCCGCTTCAGCTTCATCGTCGGAGAACTCCACTTCGTCTTCTCCGATTTCCTCGTCGTGTAAGTTTGACGCGTCACTCCCTTTCAGTCCCTTGAGAGGTTGTGTGAAAACAAATGTCGAGTGATCAACAACGTAAAAGACCGGAATACCTTTTTCTATGCCCGCTTTCTGAATTTCCTCCTGATTCGTAAATTGAACCGTGTAGAGTGGCTGTTCAACCTTCCCAAAAGTATCGGACACAACCCCAATGACTTCCAGGTTTGCTAGACAGAGAACCGAACCGGCCTCGAGCACCTGGTATTCCCCAGATATATTCGCCTTAatcaaaacaatattatcAACAACCGATTCTACACTCCCAAGCATCTCAACTTTCATACCGGGCGTGATAGTGATATCTGGCTTAGGGACAATCTCTTCTGGTTTCTCATTAGCGGTTCTCACGTCTCTCGCGGCTGATCTTTCGTCCTTGCCATCTTCATCGTCAGATCCTGCAGCGGCCATCAAGATGCGAGCTTGTTCTTCGGGATCGAGTAACTCATaatcttcatcctcatcgcTTGAATCTGACGATGAATCGGAGGATGAATCAGACGACGATTCATAGGGTGAGGAATCCGTCTCCCACTCCCTCTCACCATTCTCTTCCGGCGCAGCTTCAGTCATCGTGATTTCGTTAGTAGCAGCAGGAACATTGTCGGATATCGCGCCTTCAGCAGCAAGTATCGTAATGTCTCGCTCTTGTATCTGTTCTTGAGCTTCGTTCTTCACACAAGCAGGGGCTTCCGTCTCTTGCTTAACTTCCGTCTCAATCGATGCCGCCACTCCCTTTTCTATACCCCCAGCCCCAACATCCGCCCCTGTTGTGCCGCCTGCGATGCCTTCTGACTCCTCTTTCGCCGCAGCTTCTATTGCCGTAATAACTAGGTCCAGAGAGTCGGCTATCGTAGACCCACTATCTTGCTCAGAATGCGACTGCGGCTCTTGTCTGTTAGGCTGGTTGCAAAGACTCAATCCCGGTATTTGCGGACGAGGCTTCTCTGGTGTCGGAGGCCGCTCGAATTTGGTTGGGTTCGCGGCATGAGACGACGGGAGAGGGGTGCCTCCATTAAGGGGCGTGTTATAGAAATTGCTACCATCGTCCATAGGAGTATCGGCGATCTCTGCAGAAGAGTTAGCATCGTCGAGGTATGGTAATTTTGTAGAGTGATTAGGGCTACCGTCTGAAGGCTCGGGGCCCGTATGGTTTCCCTCCGCCAtttcaaaaaaagaaattaattCACAAAGTCAAAAATACTGAGGAAGTAGTAGGAACCGGCTGTAATTTAAAGCTTCATTTTCCTTAGTTGTTGACAAGAGCGCAGATAGTGGAGTAGCATGAGAGACACGAGGAAAAAAATGTTAGAAGCTTCCGCCGAAAATTTTGGGATGAGGTCACCAGCTCGTCAGCTTGCTTTAACCACCTTCTAGTGCCTCCAATCCCAACAAAAACAACACGGACACCCACGCCAGGTACCGATGCATTGAGTCGATAAGGACGCGTACTTTTCAGAGGGCCATCAGCTGCTTACTTTCATAGCCCCAAAATGGCTCCCAAAGCTCCAGAGTCAAGTAGCGAATCTTCCGCAGCTCCGCAGACGAACGCAAAGTGTGCCAGTCCCTTTTGGCTGAAAGGATTGAAGAACGAGAACATCGAAGCTAACACACTGAATACAGACCGGTTCCCCAGCCCTTCTTCCTCCCGTTGAATGTCGTTTTCTACCTTTGCCTTTTCTCTAATGTCCTAGCTGCCGTGTTGGCGCCTATCCAAGATTGCGATGAAGTCTTCAACTACTGGGAACCAACCCATTACCTCTCGCACGGTTATGGCCTTCAAACTTGGGAATACTCTCCGGAATATTCTATCCGAAGCTGGTTATACATCACCCTCCATGCCTTTGTCGCGAAGATATCTACCTTTTTTACGCGTACCAAGTCAGCTCAGTTCTACTTTGTCCGTATGGCGTTAGCCTTCACCTGCACGATGTGCGAAACGCGGCTTTACTCGGTGATCTCGCGCACATTGAACCCGCGGATCGGAGTGCTCTTCCTTATGATAATGCTATTTAGTCCCGGCATGTTCCATGCTTCTACTGCCCTTTTGCCGTCTAGCTTTGCAATGTACACATCCATGTTGGGTTTATCGGCGTTCCTAGATTCGCGTCGCGGTCTCCAAACAGCCAGGGGTATTATGTGGTTCGGAATTGGTGCTCTGATTGGATGGCCGTTTGCCGGAGCTTTGGTGGTACCGTTCgttcttgaagagcttgTCCTTGGGATTATATTTCAGGAAGTTCAACCGGTCTTTTCGAGGATTTTCAGTGGTATTGCCAGATGTCTAGGAGTTTTGGTGGGTAAAATACTCCTGATTGTTTTAAATGCCTACTGATCTTGAGGTAGCTTCTTGAGGTGGCTGTTGATAGTTTCTTCTACCGTAAGCTCGTGGTTGTTCCCTGGAACATAGTGGCCTACAACGTCTTTGGTGGTGCTGGAAAAGGCCCCGACATCTTCGGCACCGAGCCGTGGACCTTTTACGCGCGGAACTTGCTACTCAACTTCAATATATGGTTCGTGCTGGCGTTGTCTAGCGGTCCGCTGCTCGCACTACAAGCATTATTCCGCCCCCACAAGACATCCAAGGAGACATTACTGAGGTCTATAACATACCTCTTTCCATTTTATCTCTGGCTTGGGATTTTCACCTTTCAGCCTCACAAAGAAGAGCGATTCATGTACCCTGCATATCCGTTTCTCGCGTTGAACGCCGCAATTGGCCTACATATACTGCTTGCCTATCTAGGATCAAACAACCGTCAAGAACTGGTTGGTCGTATTCCCGTGAAACTGAAATTTGCCGTGATCATAAGCGCCGCGCTTTTTGGGCTCAACCTCGGCCTTTTGAGGATCGTGGGCATGACGACCGCATATAATGCTCCACTCAAGGTTTTCGGGGACCTGGAACAACCGAATATAACTAGTACCGGAGATTTTGTTTGTGTCGGGAAGGAATGGTATCGCTTTCCTTCGTCATTCTTCTTGCCCGATAATTTGCGGGCTAAGTTTGTCAGAAGTGAATTTAAGGGCTTATTGCCCGGAGAGTTCGTGGAATCGAAGAAAAGCGGACCATTCGCAGGGACTTGGATGGTTCCATCGGGGATGAATGATATGAATCAGGAGGATGTCTCCAAATACGTGAGTGAATTTTCAGATCGTGCGTTGATAGGCCCCCGAAATACGGGTTGACTAATGTTCGGCAGACCGATATCTCGCAATGTGACTTTTTGGTGGATTCTTATTTTCTCGGAGATAGAGAATCTGACCTCCAACCTCATTACATCCTCGATGATAAAATGTGGGAGAAAGTTTCTTGCAAACCGTTCCTCGACAGCGGCCGTACAGGCGCTTTGGGTCGCATCCTCTGGGTTCCTGATTTGCCATTTATTCCCAAGAACATGCAACGCAAATATGGACAATATTGTCTACTTAAACGGAGGGCTGTCAACGTCTGAAGGAAGAGCAAGGAGATGCCAACTCCCTCCCGTCGACGATGTATCACGAGTCGCGGGAAAAAGGCGAACCCGCCTGTCGCCAATTGACTTCAGCTCGACAAACGTGGCCATCCCGGTATTGAGCGACGACGAAAAGTGTTATCTTCAGAACTCAGGCAGACGGCTGCATTTGTATTCCTGATTTGTGTTGTTCTGCACAAGTCATCCAATTTGGTTGCTGGCGACGCTTTACCCAAACAGGAGAAGAAATCCGCGGCAAAGTCAACCGCCAGGATCCGGGCGGCACAACCAAACCACATACGGAAGTAGAATGAATCGAGCCAGTCCAGTTTGTGAAACGTGATATCAGCACCCCCCTCCCCTCCCTACTTTGGCTGGCGGGACTTGGTGGAAGATGCTGATCAAACAGCGGAGAAAGAGAATATACAGTGCGATGGCTGCTGCTGTGCTATCtcatttaaaaaaaaaaaaactctTATTAACACGCCTACTTGTGTGTACATGTATTAATATTGCTTGTTCCCTGGCTGAGCCAGATGTACAACATTCCCTTGATGACTGAATGATATCCAGTGTTGTTCTGTTAAATGCTCAGACATAATGGAAACTCTTACACAGATTGCCAACCAATTCTACGTAAGAGAACTAGTTGGAATTCTTCTCTTTGCCTCTACTACATCATGGGTAATCAATACCCTCCTGAGGATATTCGGTGCGCGTTCTATAAAGCGACCACGCACGCCTGATTTGGAGAAACCAAGTATACAGGCACAAAGGACGAAGCAAATTGACAGAAAACAAGGAGGTAGACATCCTCTTACTTTTCATAAATCTATGGGAATAAGTTTTGTTGACGTTATCTTTCACAAAGAATGGATACCGCAAGACTTCAAGCGGCCCGACCCTGTGGCGTACCCTAATTGGGATGTGCATACGTCTCAGCCGAAGCCATATCGGCCTTTTAGATATGGCCCGTAAGTTTGCCAATTACCTTAACGATTGATGTCTCGCGGGGTAAGATTTTAATGGGTCAAAGGAAATATTTCATTACCATGGGATTGAGATCCATGAAGTGGGATGAATGGATTGGTATGTCGGAACCACTTAGATTTGGGAGTCATATTGTCCATATAAAATTAACAAAGTATTCAGAGTTGGATAATCACTATCCAAGATACCACGCTGACAAGGCCCGCCGTATCAAAGAACGAGAGAAAAAGTGCGTCATGGTTGCTCCCGAAGCGATGGACGGAGTGATCGAACTGCTAGAAGAGCTGTATGTGACTACAAATCATAGCAGACACCAATTGAAATCCACTTTGCTCACCTCCAGCCAATCGCCAGCTGCTCCTATCTCCCCATGCGCTACCCATCCCTCTTCCGCAAAACCCCCGTGGGCATCGACAACCTCCTCACCGgagaatctttcaacatcACGCAGCGTCCGTTCGCCGAAAACCCCATGACCACATGCGCGCGCCTCATCCAGGACGATCTAGCGCTCATGTTTGAAAAGCCCGACGGCCAATACTACCTCCTCGCGGGCGCCGTCCTCCTCGCAGGATTCTGGCGCATCGAAGATAAATTCGGCATGCGGCTCTCCGAAATCCACACCTCAGGCGACGTCCCCGGGTATCAAACCAAGCTTGAGAAGGGCATGATGAATTTCTTCCGGCGTATCAAGCCCTCGGATCCGGTCTTGCGGAATAACTACTTCATCCAGGTCGACGAGGACCTGGCGTGGTCGTACAGCATCGGGCCTGAGGATAGTAAGTCGGTTAGCTGGAACACGGCGGCGAAGAATAAGGCCATCCAGCATCATTACTTCCGCTCGGAGCGACAATCGCTGCGCCGCTTGCCGCGTTCTGGAGCCGTCGTGTTCACGATCCGGACATACTTTGAGCCGATTACAGAAATCGTCAAGGAGCCGTATGTGCCCGGGAGACTGGCGTCGGCGATTCGTAGCTGGGGGGACGATGTGTCGCGCTACAAGGGGAGAGAGAAGTACGGAGAAGTGCTGCTAGACTATCTAGATAAAAAACATGAGGAGCAGCTTGCTGCGGGGTTAGACTTGGAGAAAGAGGATGAGATTCGGAGTTATCCGTATTAGGCTATGTCCGGCAGCGGGCTTCCCCGTCTCTGAAgtctctctttctttgctcCCATTTTTCTTGGCTGTCTTTTGTCCAGGTGGGAGCTATATGTAAATAGGCAATTGGTCATAGTAAATTTCACGAATACCCATTAACTGTCTCACTCCTTTTCCAAAATTGTAGAAAGTAAAAAATTATCACCGGATCGCCTGGCCATTGACTACAGACGGGGCCATTGTTAAGCTTCCTCAGCCCCGAGCAGAAACATGCTCCATGACAAACAACGTATTATCACCATTCGATTACGCACTCTGAATCTTTTAACCTTCGTCATCACCAATAAATAGGTCACTCGCTCTCCCAAGACACCCGAGTTTAAATATTTGGTAAATAAGGATCACCTTTCAAGGTTCTCATATTGTACAGCACGTGAGAtaatacatacatatatagtGCCAGAAATCCAGAATATCCATTCCATGAAGCAACACGGAAAGCAAGTCCAAAAGATAGAATATCGGGGCTTATCATCTATAGAAATGCTGTAATGAGGACACCAAAAATAAAATGCCAAAAGTAACAACAAACCACCCGTGCCCCGGCGTCATGCGACATAATGCAACAGTAATAAAAATATACGCCACAACatgcccaaaaaaaaaaaaaaaaaaagccacgCTTCGTTGTGCCCGTATGTCAAAATATACAAGGCACGTATACAGAGTTCCCTACCCCAAAGAAAACcacaaaaaaataaaacgaaaaaaaaaaaaaaaaaaaaaaaaaataaaggcAGGCGATTACAAAAGTATAAGTAGAGGAGAATAGGCCCCTGGTTCGGGGGAGTATAGAACTGAAATGCGAACGATTGAAAATAGCGAATCCAAATGAGAAGGGATTGATGATACAAGATCATCAAATTCGCACACTGCTGCAGATGTTGCGCTTGTATGACATATGATGGCATCCGATCCTCCCAtggaaaaaagcaaaaaaaaaaaaaaaaacaaaaatgcAGAGCCATACAGATTGAActtatttttgttttcgcACTCATGCCAACGCCTTCGCACGCTaaaagtaaataaataaaaaaaaaaaaaatgaatcAAATATGATATCAAACCATAAATAACAGTACTGTTAGTCATCAACgtaattatccaacaaatccATAAACTTGCATCGTAATCAAAATACATTCCAAGAGTCGAGAAcgagaggaaagaaaagagagagagccGGCGTCAGGGCATTTCTATGGGCAGCACTGCAGCCGAGCGTTGGCCGGATGGTCGGCTACAAGCGAAGTTGGGACGCTTGGCGTCTCAAATGACGTCATCCGGCGCCTCCCGAGCAGGGACTGGGTGACAGGGCAGCAACCAAGAAAAGCCGATCACTGCTGAGCACACCGCGGGCTCAGACACAGGTCATCTTGGCGGGATGTCATTTCCTTGGTCTCAAGCGTCATGACAAGACGAGTGAAGATCTCATGTCTGGGATTATGGGTAAACCATATTCTGCAGATCCAAATGGCGCGGAAACAACGCTGTGGGTCCAGGATCGCAGCTCACTCTCTGCCTCTCCGTCTCTGCTTGCCTGGCCAGTTGACGTCAGGATGGACCACCCGCATGTGTCGGGTCAGAGCGTCGTTGCGAGAGAAGGTCTTCTCCTCTGTACAGAGGTGGCACCGTACCTTCTGCTTGCGAGCATTGTGGATGGTATCCTCGTGGCGAGTGAGATCGTAAGGGCGGGAAAAGATAGAGTTGCATGGCTTTCCCGTCGACGGGTTGATCCGCTCACACTTATGGGGCCCGGCCTGGGAATTTCGCATGGCAAGAGATGATCCGTCCCGCGCAAGGCCGTGGGAACCAGGTGTAGTCTGGCGATGTGCTTCGCGCTTGTGCTTTTGGAGCTTTGCCGGTGTTTCAAACCGTAAAGTGCATCCATGGTAGGTGCAGCTGTAGGTCCCAGCATCAGAAGAAGTATCCAGCGGCCTCTTGATCGGAGACTGTGGCTGCGGACGCGTTGGAGTTGATGAAACTCCCGAATTATTCCTCTCGCTATTCGTAGACTCCATGGATGGAACGTGCGCTGGGAATTCAGGCGTGTGCTGAATCAACGTGCGATCCGGTTGCTGCTGTTGAGGCTGATGGCTTCGCATAGTTCCCTGCTGTGGCTGCCTGGGCATTTGCGGGTGTTGCTGTGGCTGCGGTAGGTAAAATTGGCCGTTTTGGTCTCCACCCTGGCCAAACTGGTTGGG includes:
- a CDS encoding uncharacterized protein (EggNog:ENOG410PM0K~COG:S~BUSCO:9023at33183), giving the protein MAEGNHTGPEPSDEIADTPMDDGSNFYNTPLNGGTPLPSSHAANPTKFERPPTPEKPRPQIPGLSLCNQPNRQEPQSHSEQDSGSTIADSLDLVITAIEAAAKEESEGIAGGTTGADVGAGGIEKGVAASIETEVKQETEAPACVKNEAQEQIQERDITILAAEGAISDNVPAATNEITMTEAAPEENGEREWETDSSPYESSSDSSSDSSSDSSDEDEDYELLDPEEQARILMAAAGSDDEDGKDERSAARDVRTANEKPEEIVPKPDITITPGMKVEMLGSVESVVDNIVLIKANISGEYQVLEAGSVLCLANLEVIGVVSDTFGKVEQPLYTVQFTNQEEIQKAGIEKGIPVFYVVDHSTFVFTQPLKGLKGSDASNLHDEEIGEDEVEFSDDEAEAEYKRQLKLKRQQKREGRPEAGRKGKRRGVPLRPSGLKNMELNYDDEPQDDGYNTLQRPKDLHEQMMTRDATAQEGSYRRFDGSPHGGRGRGRGRGRGHDRGRGGRDRGGGNRYQPHRDEFQQQPSSEEPPVNPHRHSSNGYVPPPPPPPYNPNSATYTQPPAAPQGYPAISPQASQFPFPNLPLPPQQARFAFPPPGSHINPAFFPILMQQHQQPQHQPSISPSVPPSQTSTDAFAAAQAQIDLLRRLSGGGS
- a CDS encoding uncharacterized protein (BUSCO:405898at4751~EggNog:ENOG410PFS0~COG:A~BUSCO:4783at33183); amino-acid sequence: MADISASSLKRPHPGDEENNTKRTRSQQGSPAPPSSNGAPPRVDIQKAIAEARAKAEAVRARLQAQTGASLAPMSMSPSPSPAPPAASASLSRLEQMKARVAAATGRANAAAQQKTQAPPSFVPPPMDEGMSRARGGLDVGLHPALLGDAGLDGRSAKNKQALQSKFATTMENRRTESPVPSFKARGKRLDLSGPSIEETRNNPYFDPNLGAKTALARPRYSRQLVFNQKGKYIQQAAALRRQAQLEAMKKRIAERARQAGIDEDLDVEKAFLVPAPPAIEWWDEGLVNGSDYTALDDPNNYKIDSPDSVVTIYIQHPVLLEPPQDKNIPPPKPMYLTPKEQAKIRRQRRMADLKEQQAKIRLGLEPAPPPKVKKSNLMRVLGEEAVKDPTAVEARVNREIAERAEKHIADNEARKLTKEERHEKLAKQQEKDALKGIHMTVYRVDSLANGRNRFKISRNAEQHALSGICVMNPKFNLVIVEGGSHSINAFKKLMLSRIDWTENAGPNAVRDGNREALASWLAAEDEKTGELKDLSLNTCTLVWEGEVKTRAFRKWLGARVCESDAAAKDALSRAKMENFWTLAKSMKSNLT
- the ALG9 gene encoding mannosyltransferase (CAZy:GT22~BUSCO:225918at4751~EggNog:ENOG410PIIT~COG:G~TransMembrane:12 (o33-51i86-103o109-125i137-156o162-180i192-215o230-247i259-278o298-318i327-347o359-380i392-412o)~BUSCO:3388at33183) is translated as MAPKAPESSSESSAAPQTNAKPVPQPFFLPLNVVFYLCLFSNVLAAVLAPIQDCDEVFNYWEPTHYLSHGYGLQTWEYSPEYSIRSWLYITLHAFVAKISTFFTRTKSAQFYFVRMALAFTCTMCETRLYSVISRTLNPRIGVLFLMIMLFSPGMFHASTALLPSSFAMYTSMLGLSAFLDSRRGLQTARGIMWFGIGALIGWPFAGALVVPFVLEELVLGIIFQEVQPVFSRIFSGIARCLGVLLLEVAVDSFFYRKLVVVPWNIVAYNVFGGAGKGPDIFGTEPWTFYARNLLLNFNIWFVLALSSGPLLALQALFRPHKTSKETLLRSITYLFPFYLWLGIFTFQPHKEERFMYPAYPFLALNAAIGLHILLAYLGSNNRQELVGRIPVKLKFAVIISAALFGLNLGLLRIVGMTTAYNAPLKVFGDLEQPNITSTGDFVCVGKEWYRFPSSFFLPDNLRAKFVRSEFKGLLPGEFVESKKSGPFAGTWMVPSGMNDMNQEDVSKYTDISQCDFLVDSYFLGDRESDLQPHYILDDKMWEKVSCKPFLDSGRTGALGRILWVPDLPFIPKNMQRKYGQYCLLKRRAVNV
- a CDS encoding uncharacterized protein (EggNog:ENOG410PFBI~COG:S~TransMembrane:1 (o16-37i)) translates to METLTQIANQFYVRELVGILLFASTTSWVINTLLRIFGARSIKRPRTPDLEKPSIQAQRTKQIDRKQGEWIPQDFKRPDPVAYPNWDVHTSQPKPYRPFRYGPKYFITMGLRSMKWDEWIELDNHYPRYHADKARRIKEREKKCVMVAPEAMDGVIELLEELCSYLPMRYPSLFRKTPVGIDNLLTGESFNITQRPFAENPMTTCARLIQDDLALMFEKPDGQYYLLAGAVLLAGFWRIEDKFGMRLSEIHTSGDVPGYQTKLEKGMMNFFRRIKPSDPVLRNNYFIQVDEDLAWSYSIGPEDSKSVSWNTAAKNKAIQHHYFRSERQSLRRLPRSGAVVFTIRTYFEPITEIVKEPYVPGRLASAIRSWGDDVSRYKGREKYGEVLLDYLDKKHEEQLAAGLDLEKEDEIRSYPY